Part of the Gammaproteobacteria bacterium genome is shown below.
GTAATGACACTGGGATTTTCAATCGACAACGCCGAAGCCAAGCGTATGGGCAACGGCAAGTCTTTTGGTGGAAAACAGAGCTTTAGTCAACCGCAAAACCGTTCTGCACAGAAAGAGCAGGCGGCTGCACCGACAGCGGCTCCTCAGCAGGGGGCTGGCGCTGCGGCGGCTGCTTCGGGCGGTGCTGCCAAGGCTGGTTTGATGGGCGCGTTGGGCGGATTGATGATCGGCGGCCTGTTGGGCGCGCTGTTCTTCGGTGGCGCATTTGAAAATATCAATTTCATGGATATTTTGATCATCGCGCTGATCGCCTTTGTGGTGTACAAGATTTTCGCTTCGCGTCGCCGTGCGGCGACGCAGCAGCAGCCCGTGGCGGCAGGGTATGGTCAGGTCGACGTCACTCCTGAGCAACACCACGCGCCTCAGCAGCGCCAGGCTCATCAGGAACCCGTTGCTGCACCTCAGCAAAAACAAGGTGCTGGGTTTGACACAGATCTGATGTTCAAAGGTGACAAGCCTGATCTGGGTAGCGCGGCAGTTGCGCCTCGAATCGTCAGCAAGCCAGCGGGCTTTGACGAAGCGCACTTCCTCACGGGAGCCAAGGAGCTGTTCGTGATGATGCAAAAAGCCTGGGACAACGGTGATCTGGCCGACATCCGCGAATTTACGACAGACGCGGTGTTCGCTGAAATTCAGGATCAATACCGTGCCCGCGAAGGTAGCAGCCAGACCGAAGTGATCAGTGCCCATGCAGAACTGTTCGATGTACGCGAAATCGACAATGCGACAGAAGCGGCAGTGCTGTTCACCATGAGCCTGAAAGAAGACGGCGTCGACGTTCATGCTCAGGAAATTTGGCACTTCACCAAACCCAAGGCAGCTTTCAAGCCGACTTGGTACCTGGATGGCATACAGCAGGTTGAAGCCTAAGCGCTAAAACGCAATCCGTTGATGTGAACCGGGCTCCCGTATGGGGGCCCGGTTTTTTATTGGCCAATGAAAGGCTTTTTCTGGTACAAATGGGAGAGGTACCAATTAAGTACATGAGGAGCATGCCATGGCCGACACGACAGATGATGTTAAGCAGAAAGCGAAATCTGCAGTACTTGATGGCGAGGATTTGCGTCAAGCGGTGCGCGATATCACCTTGCAAGCGCTACAGTCACGCAAGTTGGACCACCAGAATATTCGCGCAGTCGTAGAGGCTGTTTTGGCGGGCGTGAGTGGCGGATTGCAACAGCCTTGGGATAAGGCTCGTGACGATGCTGCGCGCGCCTTGCATGGTGTTGATGACGCCCTGCAAAAAGCGGCTCAAGCGGCGAAACTGGCTACCGAAGAAGCCATCGGTCGCGGAACTGAATTTAGCGATCATGATTTGCGTGCAGCGATTGATGAATTGTCCACGCTGGAATCGATGTTCCTTGAAACTGTCAAAGTGGTTGCCAGCCAAAGCAGCGGCGTTGTCGCTGATATTTTCAATGATTTGGGCAAACATCTGAAAGCCACGGGCACTCAGGCAGGTGGGCAGGCAAAGGAGGCAGTCAATTCGCTCTACGATATTCTGTCATCGGCAGGTCGTGACGGCGTTGCCAATCTGACCGTGGCCGGTAAGCACGTGGGTGAGCAATTGGCGCACATTGCCGCCGGATTCCTTGGCGGTATGGCCGAAGCGATCGCACCCAAGAAAAAATAACAAACATGCTATGGGAAACCTTGAGTGCGGCGCGTGATTTAGGTCGCTTGCACGATATCGCCACGGTGTTGATTCGTTGGGGATTTGGTGATGTGGTTCGCCGCCTGGGCATGAGCCATGCGCTGGAGCGCGCCGGTAAGGTGTTGCACTGGGGAGCTTCACCTATTCTGAGCGATATGGAGCCACCGCAACGGGTGGTGAAAGCGTTGCAGGAACTGGGGCCGACGTTTGTCAAATTGGGCCAGTTGCTGGCGACGCGCGTTGATCTTTTTCCTCCTGACTGGATTGCTGCCTTCGAAACCTTGCAGGATCAGGCTGGAATGCTGGATTTTGAGCAGCTGCGAGCGCAATTAACCGAAGATCTTGGTGCTGATCCTGACAGTATTTTTGCGGAGCTGGACAAGCACGCTCTGGCGGCAGCCTCGATTGCTCAGGTGCATAGCGCAAAGCTGGTTGATGGCACGCCGGTCATTTTGAAAATTCGCCGCCCCGACATCGTCAACAAGG
Proteins encoded:
- a CDS encoding Tim44-like domain-containing protein; the encoded protein is MKALIAALVVGVMTLGFSIDNAEAKRMGNGKSFGGKQSFSQPQNRSAQKEQAAAPTAAPQQGAGAAAAASGGAAKAGLMGALGGLMIGGLLGALFFGGAFENINFMDILIIALIAFVVYKIFASRRRAATQQQPVAAGYGQVDVTPEQHHAPQQRQAHQEPVAAPQQKQGAGFDTDLMFKGDKPDLGSAAVAPRIVSKPAGFDEAHFLTGAKELFVMMQKAWDNGDLADIREFTTDAVFAEIQDQYRAREGSSQTEVISAHAELFDVREIDNATEAAVLFTMSLKEDGVDVHAQEIWHFTKPKAAFKPTWYLDGIQQVEA